In Bradyrhizobium sp. WD16, the genomic stretch CTGCTTGTCATGCCTGAGCTCACGACCCGCTACCCAGTTCTGATTGGTGGTACCAGGGTCGGGGACATCGTGTTTCGGTCTGATCTCGCAACTGACGTCAGCGAGAAATGGGTGGTCTTCCTCGCAGTGACCGGTGCTTCGATACTGCTATCGATTCTCGCGCCGCTGATCGCCTACTGGACCGTCGGGGCAACGTTGGCGCCGCTCGATGACATCGGCCACGTACTGACCCGGCTGCGGGCGGGGGATTACGCCGCCAGGCTCGGCTGCAAGGGACCTCCGGAGATCGTGGCCAGTTGCGGGCAAGTGAATGAGCTGGCGGATACGTTGGCGAAGCTCAGTGCCGACAACGCGCAGCTGCTGCGACGGCTGGTGATGCTCCAGGACGAAGAGCGCCGAGAACTCGCCCGTGAGTTGCATGACGAGTTGGGGCCGCTGCTGTTCGCGATCCGGGCCAACACGGTGGTTCTGCTGCAAAGCCGGGGAGGGCGCGGCGCAGACGATCCGGCCACCAAGGTCTTGGAAGCCGTCGAGGGTTTGCAGCAGACCAATCGCCGCATCCTGGACCGGCTACGGCCGATGCATGTCCAGGAACTGGGCTTGAAACGCAGCATCGAGGGTCTGGTGCGAGATGTCGAGCGCCAAAACGACCGTCTGCGGGTGAAGACGGTGGTCGATTCGACGTCGGACTTCGACCGGACGGTCGCCGAGACGCTTTATCGCGTGGTACAGGAAGCCCTGACGAATGTGCTGCGCCATGCGGCCGCGGCGGAAGTTAGCGTCGAGTTGCGCGTGCGATCTGAGGGTGTCGAGTTGACAGTCAGCGACGATGGCGTCGGTTTTCAGAGTCCCCTTGTGCTCGGCCGCGGATTGAACGGCATGCGCGAACGGGTTCGCGCTTTGAACGGAATCTTCGATCTGCATCGGGTCAACAATCGCACAGTTGTGCGTTGCCTTCTGCCGCTGGCCGGGATCCCGGGGGATCATGGCAGGGCGTTCCCGGACGCGTTCGCGCTGCTCAAGGAATAGATCGATCTTCCGCCTGCGGCGCTACGCCGCAAGCTGATTTGCTGCTTTTCCCGGCTTCGGAGCGAAGCCCCCAAAAGGCGGTTTGTCCTCGACGACATGGGCGTCCCGATCGTGCCGCACGGACATGCCCAAGATGTCGGCATGACCGCCCAGACGAAGTCCGGTACCAGCTCGCAGACGACGGTGGGCGCGACCGGTTCGTCGATCAACTTGACGCCGGACCAGCGCACCAAGATTCGCCAGACGGTGCTGACCTCGAGCGCGCCCCGGGTCGCTAACGTGAATTTCTCGATCCACGTCGGTACGGTGATTCTCCGTACGGTTCACGTCGTCGAGGTGCCGTCCACCCTGATCGAGATCCACCCCGATTGGCGCGGCTACCGCTACTTCGTGGTGCACGACCAGATCATCATCGTTGAACCGGACTCCTTGCGCATCGTCGCCGTGCTCGACGTCTGATCCACGGCTCGGCGCATCCGTCCGAGCGCTGGCTCCCGTCGGGCCGCCGCGATCGAAAACGATCGTGGCGGCCCAACGCGGTTTGGGCGCTCGCTCAGGCATCAATGATGGATCGAGGTTTCGCGGCATCTCTGGCCGTCTACTCGACCTTTCTTCCGGTGAACGGGTTCCAGTCGCTCTCGGCCAATGCAGCCCAGGCGGTGGCGCCGAGGTGCGGTCGACGAAAATAGAAAAAATCAGGCACCGTCGCCGTTGGATCGATCGAGAGGCCTGTCGACACCCGCCCGTGTCGCGTCGCGTTCAACAGGCCGGTATCTGTCTGGTCGCTACGGAGTCCGCCGCGCAGAGCTGCCGAGCGCGACGGTTGGCCGGCGATGCGATAGGCGAGTGCGGCCTGCGCAGTCCCTTCGACCCATACGCCGTCTCTGTCCCCATCGAAGTCGAAGCCATCATCGACGGCGAGGTGGAGCTCGGCAAAAAGGAGGGCTGAGCGCCAGGTTCGCGGGGCGTCATCCAGCGCCATCCACGGCCATAGCTGGACGTCGAGGGCGAGCTGCTCTGGATCGGCCAGCAGACCGTCGGGCCGCGTTCCGAGCAGAAAATGATCCCCGGAGAAGACCTGATTGAGGAAGCGGCGTGCCGTCATCGCGGCGGCACGGTGGCCGGGCTGCCCTGTGACGCGAGCCAGCCAGCCGGCGGCGGCGGCAACATCGACGTTGTGCTCGGTCGATTTCCAGGTCAGCCGGACCTGCTGCGGATCATAGCCGTGAAAGCCCCCGCAGAATCCGGCCTCGCCGCAGCTGGCATGGCTGCTCACCCATTCGATCAGATGGCTGGCCGCTGCGAGGAAATCGCGATCGCCGGTGGCCCCATGCAGCGTCAGCAACGCCAGGGCGCCCCAGGCGACGTTGCCGGTCGACGTGCCGTCTTGGGCCGGGTCTTCCGCCCATCTCCCCGCCGCGCTGTCCCACCAGCCCGGCAGCAACGGTGGACCCTCGTCCAGCGGTCCGGCGCGATAGGCATTGCGCAATCGGCCGTCGCTGAAGGTGCGATCCTGTCGTGCTGCGCGGATCAGAGCGCGGCCGATTGGCAGCGCGGCTGCAACTTCGCCGCAGCCTACCAGGGCGATGGCGGCAAGGGCATTGTCGTAGACGAGGGCGGTGGAGGCGAGACCATTCGGCAGCCGTGATTCGTCGGCGGCCGGTCGGTAGCTGCGCACGAACGCAGCGTCATGTCCGGCGGTCTCGGCGATGACGGCGCGTCGCAGTCCGGCGCAGAAGGTCTCGGCGGCGGCTGCATCGACGGCCGTCATCGTCCACCCGGAGCAAACGCAAAGGACGGCGACAAGATCACGGAGGAGCGTCATATTTCTATCCCCGGCCTGTCATGCGAATCCGCCGCCCCGCGCTCATGCGCCAGCACGCTGACGAGCTGCCAAGCGTTCTCGGCAATCGAGTTGATGCTCTCCGTGAAGTCGCTCCCGATCCAGCTGCGAGCGATCTGCACCACAGCGCCGACGGCGCCGACGCGCAACATGGCGTCAGTTGGCTGGGGCTGGCGCTCCGGCGCGACGGTGCGCGCCAGAAGATCGCCGAACGAGCGCAGTGAGCGCGCCATGATCTCGTCCACCGCCGGACTGACCCGAGCAATCTCGACCACGAACAGCCGGGCGCCGTCCGGATCGTCCTTGAGCATCTGAAAGTAGGCGCTCAGTACGGCGCGGCAGCGAGTCTCGGCACTCCCTTCGTGCTCAGCCCGAATGCCGTCGAGGCAGTTCAGAACCAGCTGGGTGACTGTGTCGAAGGAGGCGATCAGGAGCGCCTCGCC encodes the following:
- a CDS encoding histidine kinase, which translates into the protein MWTKLSLRARLCVLLSAMTLSMLILGLGALMVYARYQLADEQEPRVAAANEVVTALNHTLANVASPGSTLAAFVEGLPKDGSIGFEDVSIDPHSAEEAARGQLSGGVPQWFIRLLVMPELTTRYPVLIGGTRVGDIVFRSDLATDVSEKWVVFLAVTGASILLSILAPLIAYWTVGATLAPLDDIGHVLTRLRAGDYAARLGCKGPPEIVASCGQVNELADTLAKLSADNAQLLRRLVMLQDEERRELARELHDELGPLLFAIRANTVVLLQSRGGRGADDPATKVLEAVEGLQQTNRRILDRLRPMHVQELGLKRSIEGLVRDVERQNDRLRVKTVVDSTSDFDRTVAETLYRVVQEALTNVLRHAAAAEVSVELRVRSEGVELTVSDDGVGFQSPLVLGRGLNGMRERVRALNGIFDLHRVNNRTVVRCLLPLAGIPGDHGRAFPDAFALLKE
- a CDS encoding TetR/AcrR family transcriptional regulator — encoded protein: MSTAIMTTPRAYAGLSAQQRRDQRRERLIEAAIRVYGRVGWRNATVKTVCEEAGLTERYFYESFTNGEALLIASFDTVTQLVLNCLDGIRAEHEGSAETRCRAVLSAYFQMLKDDPDGARLFVVEIARVSPAVDEIMARSLRSFGDLLARTVAPERQPQPTDAMLRVGAVGAVVQIARSWIGSDFTESINSIAENAWQLVSVLAHERGAADSHDRPGIEI
- a CDS encoding DUF1236 domain-containing protein translates to MTAQTKSGTSSQTTVGATGSSINLTPDQRTKIRQTVLTSSAPRVANVNFSIHVGTVILRTVHVVEVPSTLIEIHPDWRGYRYFVVHDQIIIVEPDSLRIVAVLDV